In Strigops habroptila isolate Jane chromosome 4, bStrHab1.2.pri, whole genome shotgun sequence, a single genomic region encodes these proteins:
- the FBXL18 gene encoding F-box/LRR-repeat protein 18, with amino-acid sequence MFRSGEEIISGESEEESNGVNLMEFSDEILLHILSYVPCTDLVLNVRKTCRKLATLCLDKSLTHTVLLQKDYKVNKDKVKQLMRDIGKEIYQLNMAGCYWLPSSTIDHVTRCKNLVKLNLSGCHITSLRLSKMLSTLQHLHSLAIDVNPGFDASQLSSECKATLSRVSELKQTLYTPSYGVVPCCTSLEKLLLYFEILDRSREGFMLSGQLMVGESNVPHYQNLRVFYARLAPGYVNQEVVRLYLAVLSDRTPENLHAFLISAPGSFAETGATKNLLDSMARNVRLDALQLPKAWINGSGLLQHLKFNNPFYFSFSRCTLSGGHLIQRVINGGKDLKSLTSLNLSGCVHCLAPESLFRKAEDDIDSSILESLVVSCCNLRHLNLSAAHHHSSESIGNHLCQLLSRLKHLLSLALPVCSITDVAANVEKPPTVSNLVPQTFGRKVRIGIQTYPRNLADQANQKIESSVFWALMGSLRYLETLEIIGSSFSSAMPRNEPAIRNSLPPCVRAQSVGDSEVAAISQLTYLQSLTLAQLPNILTGSGLVNIGLQCQHLRTLSLANLGMMGKMVYMSALMDMLKHCKCLRDLRLEQPYFCAGAQFFQALSHCSSLQRLCIVSRSGTLQSDAVMSFMANCLEVIMCHMFMGESLTVCKSLQQSIVRSFQADRPALNVVIFPLLHEDLTEVIRDVPMRHLDEITLFKSRVAEEPPNLWW; translated from the exons ATGTTCCGCTCCGGAGAG GAGATTATAAGTGGGGAGAGCGAGGAGGAGAGTAATGGTGTCAATTTGATGGAGTTCTCAGATGAGATCCTTTTGCACATCCTCAGCTACGTCCCTTGCACAGACCTTGTCCTGAACGTCAGGAAAACCTGCAGGAAACTCGCAACGCTTTGCCTTGACAAGAGTCTAACACATACGGTTTTACTTCAGAAAGACTATAAG GTAAACAAAGACAAAGTGAAGCAACTGATGAGGGATATCGGGAAGGAGATTTACCAGCTGAACATGGCTGGGTGCTATTGGCTGCCCAGCTCCACTATTGATCATGTCACACGATGCAAGAACCTGGTAAAACTGAACTTGTCCGGGTGCCACATCACCTCCCTCCGCCTCTCAAAGATGCTGTCCACGCTCCAGCACCTGCACTCCCTGGCCATAGATGTCAATCCGGGCTTCGATGCCAGCCAGCTAAGCAGTGAGTGTAAGGCCACTCTGAGCCGTGTCTCAGAACTGAAGCAAACCCTTTACACGCCGTCGTACGGTGTCGTCCCGTGCTGCACTAGCCTTGAGAAACTGCTGCTGTACTTTGAGATCCTGGATCGCTCACGAGAAGGCTTTATGCTCTCTGGGCAGCTAATGGTAGGTGAGAGCAATGTGCCCCATTACCAGAACCTGCGGGTGTTCTATGCCAGGCTGGCTCCTGGCTATGTTAACCAGGAGGTGGTGAGGCTGTACTTGGCGGTGCTGAGTGATCGGACACCTGAGAACCTTCACGCCTTCCTTATTTCTGCTCCCGGTAGCTTTGCAGAGACGGGAGCCACTAAAAACCTCCTGGACTCTATGGCTCGAAATGTACGTCTGGATGCTTTACAATTGCCCAAAGCCTGGATTAACGGCTCTGGGCTCCTGCAACACTTGAAGTTCAACAACCCTTTCTACTTCAGCTTTAGCAGATGCACCTTATCTGGTGGCCACCTGATCCAGAGAGTTATTAATGGTGGGAAGGATCTTAAAAGCTTGACCAGTTTGAATCTCAGTGGCTGCGTTCACTGTCTGGCTCCAGAGTCCTTGTTTCGAAAAGCAGAAGATGACATTGACAGTAGCATTCTGGAAAGCCTGGTAGTGTCTTGCTGCAACCTGAGACACCTCAACCTCTCTGCAGCTCACCACCACAGCTCAGAAAGCATAGGGAATCACTTGTGCCAGCTTCTGTCCAGGCTAAAGCACCTGCTCTCATTAGCACTACCGGTTTGCTCCATCACAGATGTTGCTGCAAACGTGGAAAAGCCTCCCACAGTGTCTAATTTGGTGCCCCAAACCTTTGGAAGGAAAGTTCGGATCGGGATACAGACATATCCGAGGAACTTAGCAGACCAGGCAAATCAGAAGATAGAGTCTTCGGTGTTCTGGGCTCTGATGGGAAGCCTCCGGTATTTGGAAACCTTGGAAATCATTGGGTCTAGTTTTTCCTCTGCCATGCCCCGCAACGAGCCAGCAATTAGGAACTCATTGCCTCCTTGTGTCCGGGCACAAAGTGTCGGGGATTCAGAGGTGGCTGCCATTAGCCAATTGACTTACTTGCAGAGCCTCACCTTAGCACAACTGCCAAATATCCTCACTGGCTCTGGGCTTGTTAACATTGGATTGCAGTGCCAGCATTTGCGGACTCTTTCCTTGGCCAACCTGGGCATGATGGGGAAAATGGTCTATATGTCTGCTCTCATGGACATGCTGAAACACTGCAAGTGTTTGAGAGATCTCAG GCTGGAACAGCCGTACTTCTGTGCGGGCGCCCAGTTCTTCCAGGCACTGAGTCACTGCTCCTCTCTCCAGCGGCTTTGCATCGTCTCCCGGAGTGGGACTCTGCAGTCTGACGCAGTGATGTCATTCATGGCCAACTGCCTTGAGGTCATCATGTGCCACATGTTTATGGGAGAATCTCTTACCGTTTGCAAAAGTCTCCAGCAATCTATTGTCCGGAG